The Zalophus californianus isolate mZalCal1 chromosome 8, mZalCal1.pri.v2, whole genome shotgun sequence genome has a segment encoding these proteins:
- the LOC113937170 gene encoding uncharacterized protein LOC113937170: protein MVESPAQCWERHTGSSPLPSSAHPSPLPHVPGSALFLSASQFPIVVHLHLEPPCLANGPPHPDWALCKTCQVSSSPSQYHATIQQAWALGGHPETRSVSGGHLKGLVSPAWDLDTRTHLPPVRWLGAGGGTLLRASSGLTELKIGDIYHFPAICKPVTWPAKIRLERTPAIRKSNLRYLISGSLLSVPTAPVRLASLALFQVWKQSRQAPALRGSPPTQPLQHQLPPKGLSASSRAAAQAFGALPLAGQCRCLWVFWKGSQPHVSLTLLCLDSNTSPHRSPRSDLPFPGLVIRQDLNGECCFLFALHTVGELQKEMLFPQTGAEQRFWLGSDHQVSPSGKTRQPGSPGASRLSAPQQQPGSRLRGGRTPRVHTAPQPSRPPSPKPKFPLGLSVSGWVQGALCPHVLPQLALLGWGPRPQTVGPAGRGVRPILLTPSPAPAAPPARTPACTSPWRELTCPSSRCQPGMQISHSGRDPPV, encoded by the coding sequence ATGGTGGAGAGCCCAGCTCAGTGCTGGGAAAGACACACAGGGAGCAGCCCTCTGCCCAGCAGTGCCCACCCAAGCCCTCTGCCCCATGTGCCCGGCTCTGCTCTATTTCTCTCCGCTTCACAGTTCCCCATAGTTGTCCATCTGCATCTAGAACCTCCCTGCCTGGCCAACGGCCCTCCCCACCCAGACTGGGCCCTCTGCAAAACCTGTCAGGTCTCCAGCTCTCCATCCCAGTATCATGCCACCATCCAGCAGGCCTGGGCCCTGGGAGGTCACCCTGAGACCCGGTCCGTGTCGGGTGGGCACTTGAAGGGTCTGGTCTCCCCAGCGTGGGACCTGGACACCAGGACACATCTCCCTCCCGTTCGCTGGTtgggagcagggggaggtacGCTGCTCAGAGCAAGCAGCGGCCTAACTGAACTCAAGATAGGTGACATCTATCACTTCCCTGCAATCTGCAAGCCTGTCACTTGGCCTGCAAAGATTAGATTAGAGAGAACCCCGGCCATCAGAAAATCCAACTTGAGATACTTAATATCTGGTTCTCTTTTGTCTGTGCCCACAGCCCCTGTGAGGCTGGCTTCGCTGGCACTTTTTCAAGTGTGGAAACAGAGCAGGCAGGCCCCTGCTTTGCGaggctctccccccacccaacccctaCAACATCAGCTCCCACCCAAGGGCCTTTCAGCTTCCAGCAGAGCCGCGGCCCAAGCCTTTGGGGCCCTCCCATTGGCTGGTCAATGCCGCTGCCTCTGGGTGTTCTGGAAAGGCTCGCAGCCCCATGTGTCTCTCACACTCCTTTGCCTGGACAGCAATACAAGCCCCCACCGCTCACCCCGGTCCGACCTCCCCTTCCCAGGACTGGTCATTCGACAGGATTTGAACGGTGAATGCTGTTTCCTGTTTGCGCTCCACACAGTCGGAGAACTTCAGAAAGAAATGCTCTTTCCCCAGACGGGAGCGGAGCAGCGATTCTGGCTCGGGTCTGACCATCAGGTCTCGCCCTCCGGGAAAACACGCCAGCCAGGTTCCCCGGGCGCCTCCCGCCTGTCGGCACCCCAGCAGCAACCCGGCTCCCGTCTCAGGGGTGGCCGAACCCCGAGAGTCCACACGGCCCCTCAGCCATCCCGGCCGCCATCTCCAAAGCCCAAATTCCCCCTAGGACTTTCTGTTTCAGGCTGGGTTCAAGGAGCACTGTGTCCCCATGTGCTTCCTCAGCTGGCGCTCCTCGGGTGGGGGCCAAGGCCACAGACCGTGGGCCCcgcggggaggggggtgcggcCCATTCTTCTCacgccctcccctgcccccgcgGCGCCCCCGGCCCGCACCCCTGCCTGCACCTCTCCCTGGCGCGAGCTCACCTGTCCTTCATCCCGGTGCCAGCCTGGGATGCAAATATCTCACTCGGGCAGAGACCCGCCTGTCTAA